The Felis catus isolate Fca126 chromosome B2, F.catus_Fca126_mat1.0, whole genome shotgun sequence region TCAGCACATCAATTAGTCCCATTACATGACACCGCTTCCTGGGTAGTCAGAACATTTCTAGATGTTTCCAATAAAATAGTATGGGAGCTCTGATCAGTATGGTAAAGGGTCATTTTTGGGGGTGGATTGCTGTCCTGTCTACCTGGTAAAATTCAACTAAGCAGGACCGGTTTTATTTAGAGAGGAGATGCTGGTAACTTTCCATCTTAATTAGTTTGGCTTCTGTCCATATGGATCCTGAAATATGTTTGAACAtaccatattatttatttaatactcaATTGCATCAAGAAGGCTAACACGAATTTGAAAATCGGTCTCATTTTCTACGTTATTAGTACATCATTTAGGTAGAGGTCAGACAAGCGTCTTCACTTCCTCCTAAACCCTCACTGTATCACACATGCAGAAAGTCTAGAATCTATAGTAAAGTCAATTGATTTAGGAATAAAAAGTGAATGTGTAACTTTCTGAGAAATACAATCCCTGAAGCACTCATTAAAACAGCCAATTTTTATGACAGTGATTAACAACAGGGCACAATACAAAAGCAAAAGCTTTGTTAACGTGAAGTAAACCGAGCGAGAGGGATGCCCTCAGAGCATCTCAGGGCCACTCTGCTGATGAGACCTGGCCGAACAAGAACAACTTGTAACACGCTTCCCGGTTTAATGTGCAAACAGGTCAGGTTCTCAGAGGCAgttctaaaataatttcagaggCTTTATTTTTAGCGGCAACAAAATTTAGGAATGTCTCTCTGACAAATAAATGACAGTGACGCTTGCCACCTCTGTCAGGTCTCTTTCTAAAAgcttttttctatctttttacaCTTCATACTTTATGTTGCATTAAACGCTTTATAACTGCTACCACCCAGACCACtactattttcctattttaaactAATGTTTCTGCTTCACTGCCGTCCATACACGAGCATGTGTGTACACGTGCACCCCCGTCTCCCAACACACAGGCCCTACTCGCAGCTCTCATTTTATAATGCCTTTTTTTAAGGCCCACCTGAAAGGTTGTCACAGGCGCACGAAGGCAGCTGATGGCTCCTTCACAGTACTTCtgtctgtatatttatttttacattgtagAGAAAGTCACAACTTCTTAAAAACAGTATATAAATGAACACAGTAGGTGTAAGCCAGCCAGAATGAAAAAATTAACATGtacttaatgaaaattatttctgtaacACAACAAACCTATATCCTTTATCCTTTTGGACCAAATAgcaactctctctctgtctgtggcAAGTACTGGCACATCAGTGGTACAAAAACACCTTTGATGCAGTCACTTAGGAATtgtgtgtggggaaaaaaaatcatcctgaCATCTGTATGCTAAATAAAAAAGCCGGGGAATAAACAGATGAGTCACTGTACTTCCTTTCCTATTTCCAACTTCTAGCAAtttcaagtttattaaaaaatttgacATATACAACCCCACACCTACTATCTCTTCAATAACTTCTGAAAGATAGTTTCAAACAACTTTAAAGCTCAAGCTCCTTCTGAATTTCCCACAGTGTTTCTGCACTCTTCTTCAGACGGGCCTGTTCTTCAGGGGTCAGCGTCACCTTTACAAGGTCTGCAATACCATTCTCTCCCAAGACACATGGAACACTGAGGAATACTTCTTTGTTTATCCCATACAGACCCTTAATTATGGTGGAAACTGGATGCACTCTTCTAAGATTCCTCAAAATGCTTTCCGTTAAATCAGCCACAGATAAGCCAATGGCCCAATTAGTATaacctttcattttaataatctcATAGGCACTGGCAATTACATCTTTGTGGACATTTTTCCACTTCTCGGGATCTTTATCAGTTCCTATATCTGAACTCAAATCCTTCAGAGGGACACCAGCGATGTTCACTCCACTCCACACAGGGACACTGGAATCTCCATGCTCTCCAAGGACCCACCCATGACAGCTTTCAGAGTGAATACCAAGCTTTTGCCCAATCAAGAAACGGAAACGGGCAGTGTCCAGATTACAACCACTTCCAATAACACGGTTTTGGGGAAATCCACTCAATTTCCAGGCCACGTAAGTTAATATATCTACTGGATTGGAAACAACAATCAGTTTGCAGCGAGGGCTATACTGGATAATACTGGAAATCATTAACTTAAAGATGGCCACGTTGCGCTGGACTAAATTAAGCCGCGTTTCTCCTTTTTCCTGGCGTGCACCTGCTGTGATGACCACAAGGTTGGAGTTTGCAGTGACAAGGTAATCTTTGCTGGAGGCAATAGTCGGCATTTTCACGAACGGACTGCCATGTTGCAGATCCATGGTCTCACCCTTCAGTTTGTCTTCATCAACATCCACAAGGGCAAGTTCATCGGTCAAGCCCTTTAACAGGATGCTGATAGCACAGGCCATGCCAACCGATCCGGTTCCTATAATGGAGACTTTGTTGTGATGAACGGCCTCCTCGGAGGTGAAATTCTTGATAAGCTCACACTTGATGGTCGCCATCCTGGACACGAGGGTGACGGGCCAGGCGACCGGAAGGGAGATGCCTGCCGGCTGGCGGGGACACAGCGCCCCCCTCGGGCACAGGAAATTCACTCTCGCAGCCTCCACTCTCCGGCCGGCCCGCAGGACTCCCACAGACCAGTTCATGGCTATTCACTCacgaggtggagggagagaaaggaagaaaactgcaGACAAGCTCTGTGACCTGAGGGCACAGAGCAGCAGGTGACCGTTAGACACCTCCCGCACCTGCTACTGCGGCGGCTCGAGGCCTTGGCGGTTggaagccctcccccccccccccccccccggtccacTACTGCGACTGCGCGCGGCCGTGGCAGTTGGATGGCACCGCGTCCCCCCCCAACTACTTCGGCTGTGCGTGGCCGCGGCGTCGGAGGGCCCCGCAGCCCACTGCCGCAGCTGTGCCAGTGGGCAGGCTTGCGTGGCATCTCAAGGGCCTCCAGAGTGGTACTTTGCATGTCTGCTCAGGCTGGGGTGGTAAAAGGGGTTCTCTGGCAAATTAATTCTGTAGATTGTTTTACACACATGaattctcttccatttctaaCTTGTATAATGGGCCAACCCAGATCCCCGGGATTACggattttctatttttgctaCAGATGCCAAGTAGAAATAATTCCAGTAGGTACAGATAAAAATAGGGTTAGATTTTCTGAACTGTATCTCTGCCGGAAAGAATAAGGTACGTGTACTCTGTCTCCCAACGGCCGCCTTCACCATTTTTCTGCGTCTATAGGAGAAGCGGGGCTCCTGTTTTAAGTTGTATCCAATTGGAGAATTTTCTATTTGGAGAGGTTCCACTGCCTTTGTACCAGTCACGACGATGATCcacaactggggggggggggggggtgtcacagcTCTGGCAAATAAGGGGAAGGGGCCGACTGTGAGCTAGTCCAACAGTAGAAACTCAAAGGGAGATGCCGTTAACTACTTTCTCATGCCAAAGGAAACCGTGTGATTCACAGTCCTGATTAAAAATTTCTCAGGTAGAAAGGTGGGGATGTAGCCTTCTATTCAAATGAAGATCTATGTTAAAGGTCTTTAAACTGGCAAATTTTGACCAACGCACAGATCAGATTATTGATTaaagcagtaaaataaatatCAGTATCTCTTGCTTTCCACTGCATTTCTCTGGTCAGTCTTCTGAACTTGCTTTGAAGTTTCTAAGGAGATAGCAACTTTACATctgatgaaatataaatatataccctAACAAACCCAGTAAGCTACgaaagtcaaataaaaatagtGGCACTTTCTCCCCACTTATAAAACAACTCTGACCATGTAATAATTCCTCAAAGTTCTCCTCTCCTTTTAAGAGCAATATGCTCTTggggcgctcagtcggttaagcgttcgacttcggctcaggtcagagcctggagcctgtttcggattctgtgtctccctctttctcggcccctcccccacccatgctctgtctctctctgtctctcaaaaataaatgttaaaaaaaaaaaaaaaagcaatatgctCTTCCCTAATAGGGCTCTTGGCACACACAGCCGCCTCCCAGTCAGAAAAAAGATTTCGGTTTCAGAACACCAAATCTccacaaaatgaatattttatattcaggACTTAGAAATCTATATTCTTTTATCACCACAGTGCAGTCCAGGAAGAGAGGAACAATGAGCAAAGCAGTTGGTGAGGGGTGGGAAAGTGTGGCAATTAGTGGGGTTCCTGCAACCCTGTTTCGGTGGGACTCGGCACTCTAGCAGGGACCAGACGTACTGTTTAGATGGCACAGGGTCACAAGCTCCATGATACACAAAGTGGTGACAGCATCACAAACATGAGTTCTCTCCACACTGGTAGTCAGTTTTATGGTAACCATTTGCCAAATTAACAActgcaattttaaaaacaatcatctTTATTTAATGGTGGCTAACATCACAGAGGGATCCTTTTAAAAGACCAACTTTTGATAGCTGCAGTTTCTTCTATCCCAGGcagaatagaaatatttaaacCTGATGCCTGGTCCCACCTTCTTCCTATAATGATTCCTTTGACCAGTCAAGTCATTTTCCAAGATAAGTGTTCTTGAGGATGAAATTCAAGCACATAACAACTCTTAGCTAGATGACTTCTTTCTATAGTAATTTTCTTTCTAGAGTTTGAACCTCTTCAGAAATAAAATCTCTGACAGCTGCCTCTTCAGCTTTCCCCCTTAGCCACAACTAAatcaattttgagaaaataacacTCTCCAAAGTAAAAATACCTCAACCAAAGCAGCTTTTTATTTACAGTAAGTCTTGAGCTAAGAAGGGAAgaactgagaaagacaaagacatgtACATGACCTCCACAGCAGATTTAGGTCTACTCAAAGATGTGCGAAGTCAGATACAGCCAGACAACTCCCTAATGACCTGTCTGAGGTGGTTCCTTATTCCTTTCGAATGGAAAACCTAACTCAAATGATCTATTCAAAAGGCAGTATAATATTATTGCTGATAGGAGGAGGATGCTTGATTACATCACCtaggaaggaggaagcaggaaataAAAGATGACCAACAAGTCTCTGGACCACAAATTGTTCCAGCTAAGCCATTCTATTCCACCTGTCTGGACTCTCATCCCCAGCTCTCTGGCCCTTTTTCTATCTGGGAGTCTGGTCCAAATAttccatccccccccaccccccagcagaactgacttttaaaaatcctacGCCACCAGTGTCTTTTGCACCTTTCTCCATCATAGGATTTCTCACACACAATTAAGTGTAATTACATATGAATCTGTCACTCCAAAGGGATCACCTTTTATTTATAGCATATCACTATCCTCAAGAACACAGCTTGGTAAgcaaattcagtaaatattcatggTAGAAAAGAAGGAGtagaggagtgcctggctggctcagtcaatagagcatacgactcttgatctaaggttgtgagttcaaacctaCGCtggacatagagattactttaaaaaaataaaaatcttgaaaagaaaaaaaagaatgaatatagaGCCGAGTGAAGTAAGGCTAAaggtgagagaaacagaaaggcatGGCTGGAGAATCCACCTAGTACCAGAGTTCTAAATGAAGGGGTAGGTAAAATGTGTAGATGCCTGTTTGGGGTTTCTTAGCAAGGCTGATGTATAAATTTTAGACAAAGCTATGGATAGGCTAAAAGATTTCTTAACTGTTTCCAAAGCCAAAGCCAATACCTCCCTTTACCAAgttagaacacacaaaaaaataaaaaataaaaaataaatagtaataataaaagaaagaaattctacagTGCTAGAAACACagtaaaataaacatgcaatggcggaaagaatattttcattctttaaacaaatattttgttctttggaaagcttttaaaaagtaaccacTGCATAAAACccttgatttgaaaaaaaaaaaaaaagaaagaaagaaagaaagaaaaaaagaagttgcaaTGAAAGAAGTGTTAATTAATATTATAAGCTGTAAACTCACCAGCAAGCAAGTAGAGCATTAtataaacacaattattttaaaagtcttctttgtgatttaaaaatcataaaatgcaaattgtagttttaaaacaaattagtGGGCTATGATTCTATTGCTCATGTACTAAAATCTATACAACTCTGTAATCCTTCTGTGGGGGTGTTTAGAAATACCAGCACCTTATGTAGTTTCCTTTGTCAGCAATACGGGGAATGTTGGGGAGGGACAAAAGCAGGGCCACACAGCTTTGTCTCCTGATAGAACAAAGGTAGACTGTCACTGCAAAACAACATTGGGATCAACTTCCATTTATGGTATTCAAATATCATAACAGGAATTGGCAAATTCATCTAATAAAGAACCCAAATCTCACTTCTGTTCTTTAAAGACATCATCTAGGGTAtctgggtgcttcagttggttgagaggccaacttttgatttcagctcaggtcatgattccagggttgtgggatcaagcctcatgttgggctctacactgagggtggagcctgcttgagatattctctctctctctctctctctctctctctttctgtcccctcccctgctcatgcaccctcatacatacatacatacatacatacatacatacatacatacataaaaatgggggtgcctgggtggctcagttggttaagcatctgactttggctcaggtcatgatctcatggttcatgggtttgacccttgcctcaggctctgtgttgacagcacggagcttgcttgggattctcttcccacctccccccatccccccccgcccccgcccttcccctgctcctgttctctctttctcaaaaataaaacattaaaaaaataaaaataaagataaagatatcATCTACACACAATCTTTGATGCACTTAAAAGAGCTACATGTATTaataattcaaaaggaaaaaaaggaaatattttaatgtaggACAAAACATGAAAACAAGGCAATTGAAATTCACTGGTATGTGTTTAAACATCCCAAATTGTAgctaaaaactgacaaaatttaattttatggcTATAGGCTCTAACTGAATAGGTGTGGTTTTATTAATTCACTACAAGTATTCTCTGTGATTGGATTCATATAAATAATACCACAGTCCTGGATAACAGTTCTATTCAtcaaaaaaaagatatgaagaaTGTTTGTATATGGAAGTTATCTTCAATTTAGGTACAAACTTAAATTTACCTAATGGTAGAAGTTACCTTTATAATTTCAAAACTGCCCAAATGGATGAACTCCCTGTTGTGAAGTTTAAAGATTAGTTTGCCTCAAGACTCCAATCAGGCAAAGACCAGAGCCAGCATCAGGAACAGTAGGAAGAGCGAGGGGTGCTCAGCGGGGAGATCAGCAGGGACAGGGCTCAGAGGCCAGGAAGAACAAGGCCTCTCAGCCTGGCTCGAGCTCTGGGcgtaagagagagaaagggccacTCTCAACCGCAGCACTAGTGACACGGGCACCAGATCGCTCCGTGGGGCCTGCCGGTGCAGCGCTGGGTGGGGACCCgcatccctggcctccatccACTAGCTGCCAGTAGCTCCCCCAGTTaggacaaccaaaaatgtctccagatactgTCAAATATCTTTCTTCGGCAGGGCGGGGAAGACAAAACTGCCCCTATTAGGAACCAACGGGTGAAAGAAGTAGGGACCAGATCACGGAGGGGCCAAACCATCTCAGGGAACGTGATTTTATTCTTAAGGGAACAGTGAGCCACTGACATGGCAGAAACTGTGTGCCCGAGGGGGCAccctctgtgctaggcactgttacAGGTGCTGagaatacaacagtgaacaaatcAAATGAGGTCTCTATTCTCAAAATTGACATTCTTTTTGTGAGGACAGATGAGACCAGAAAATGGTCAAGAGAACTTCCTTTTGCAATCGTGCTgcgaagagaagaaaacaggatgcTGTCCTGAGTGGCGGGAGTAAAGAGGCTACTGTATTTCGGACCAGATGGTCTGGGgaagcttctctgaggaggtgaaaTAAATTTGGGCTGAAACTCCAAATGTCACGCCAGAGCGGCGGAGCGCagacctggggagggagggtcctGGCCCggctggaggaaggg contains the following coding sequences:
- the LDHAL6B gene encoding L-lactate dehydrogenase A-like 6B encodes the protein MNWSVGVLRAGRRVEAARVNFLCPRGALCPRQPAGISLPVAWPVTLVSRMATIKCELIKNFTSEEAVHHNKVSIIGTGSVGMACAISILLKGLTDELALVDVDEDKLKGETMDLQHGSPFVKMPTIASSKDYLVTANSNLVVITAGARQEKGETRLNLVQRNVAIFKLMISSIIQYSPRCKLIVVSNPVDILTYVAWKLSGFPQNRVIGSGCNLDTARFRFLIGQKLGIHSESCHGWVLGEHGDSSVPVWSGVNIAGVPLKDLSSDIGTDKDPEKWKNVHKDVIASAYEIIKMKGYTNWAIGLSVADLTESILRNLRRVHPVSTIIKGLYGINKEVFLSVPCVLGENGIADLVKVTLTPEEQARLKKSAETLWEIQKELEL